TACGATCCCCTCGAACCGCCTCAGCGCCAACGGTCTCGCCATCATCGACGCGTACCCTGCGCCGACGCCCGGGTACGTCAGCTCGTCGGCGAACTGGATCTCAGCGGCCGCACATCCGATCAATCAGCGCAAGCAACAGATCAGCTTCGACATCGCGATCAATGACCATCACCATCTCGCCTTCAGGCGCCAGAATGTCACCTACAACGAAACCCTTCCGTTCGATCAGGGTTCGGGCCTGACGGGCCGTTACTTCAATCGTCCCAACCAAACCAACGGACTTACCTGGACCTGGGTCGTGAACCCGAGTACCGTCAACGAAGCTCGTGTGACGTACAGTCTCGACCAGGTGTACATCCCGGTGAACCTGGCGCTGCCCGGCTTCAACCGGCAGACACTGGGTATCAATTTCCCGTACATCATCCCGGGCGGGAAAGCCGCTCCGAACAAGATTCCCACGGTCAGCGGTCTTGGTACCTTCTACGGCCTGGCCGGCGGACCCTATCCGTCGCATTCGGGCGGCCCGATCTACACATACACTGACAGCTTCACGAAGGTGTTCGGCAACCATACGCTCAAAGCCGGCGTGTCGGTCTGGTTCTCGGGCGAGAACGACAACGACCAGATCAACGTGTCGACGGTACCGGGCGGCGCGAACAACCAGAATGGGAGCTTCGTCTTCAGCGACAATCACAATGGCCTGAACGACACTACGGGCGTAGCAATCGCGAACCTGGCGATGGGCCTCTCCGACAGCTACACCGAAATCGGTCCCAAGTCTTACACTGCCTGGCGGGGTCAGTCATACGATTACTTCGCGCAGGACTCGTGGAAGGCCACTCAGCGGCTCCACCTGGACTTCGGACTTCGCGTCACGGGTCTGACGGCATACAAGCCGCTATGGGGCAATGCGGATTTCTTCGATCCCGCATCGTACAGCGCTTCATCAGCGCCCACAGTGAATACTGCGACCGGTAATATCAATCTCGGCACCGGCAACCCCTACGACGGCATGGTCATACCGGGCTATTCAAGCTTCCCGGCTTCGGCCGCGGCGCATGGCGTCGTCGGCGCGACGTCGTCTTCCAGTAGCACGGCTTGCGACAATAGCTCATGTAACGGCCTGTTCGCGCCCAAGCTACCCAACGGTTACGTCAACACTTCGTGGATTTACCAGCCACGGGTGGGCTTTGCGTACCAGATCCGGCAGAAGACGGTGGTACGTGGAGGCTTCGGCTCATTTGCAACCCGCATGGGATTGTTGGACAACATCTTCCCCGGCGGCAATCCGCCTTTCCAGCCATTCATTACGGTCAATGCGCTCAGCGGCAATCTGACCTCCATGGTGGACAATCCTGGCTTTGCCATCACGCCCGGCACGGCTCCATCACTCACCGTGACTACACTGAACCGCAACCTGAAGGCGCCGACCCGTTACAACTGGAACTTGGCCGTACAACGGGAGCTGCCGATGAGGTCCATGCTTACGTTGGCGTATGTCGGCGGCCGAGGAATTCATAACTGGCGCGTGTATGACATCAACCAGCCAACCGTCGGAGCGCTTCAGGCGTCGGCGGCAGCCCACGGCAAGGCGTACAACGTGAATGCGCTTCGCCCTTACCAGGGTTATGCCGCCATTCAGCAGGAGGTCAGCGATGGCCGCTCGCGCTATAACTCTCTGCAAGTAACCTGGCAGCGAACAAGTGCGAGGAACATCAGCTTCGGTGTAGCGTACACGCTCTCCAAGAGCAGCGATGACAGCTCGAACTACCGCGACATCGTGCCTGATACCTACAACACGAGCAACCTGTACGGACCGTCGGAGTATGACGCCCGCCACATGCTGGTCATCAACTATGTCTGGGCGCTTCCTTTCTTCCGCGACTCGCACGCTTTGAGCGGCAAGCTGCTCGGCGGATGGCGCATTGCCGGCGTTGCGCAGTTCCAAACCGGAGCGCCGTGCGGTATCGGCACAACAACTGATTACGCCGGAGTCGGCGAAGTTGGCAGCTTCGGCTGCGGGTCGGAAGGTCAGTTCTGGGTGATGAATGGAAAGCCGCAGATACTGAAAGGTTTTGCAGGTTACGCCACGAACAAAAAGCAGTGGTTCTCGACCACTGATTCGAGCGGCAACCCGCTGTTCACG
This Acidobacteriaceae bacterium DNA region includes the following protein-coding sequences:
- a CDS encoding carboxypeptidase regulatory-like domain-containing protein — protein: MKSNALLRALYFQVIVALLLLTCPYGRAQSDVGSIGGFVRDQSGAVVPNAKVTIRNEGTDQAFTVTTDSDGHYTVPNLPPATYSMEVEAPSFRKFISLHNPLAASTALAIDGSLQAGEVTQAVEVTATAMVLQTESGSTQSEISGQTITDQQLNGRNPMFIGSLIPGMRSGTTLGDLNFAIGSSIPFNVNGARQQDTLLTFDGAPGVRTRGSGQVIGVANPDAIEEMQILTSDYQAEYGASAGGQMRIISKSGTKDFHATAYEYLRNSAMNANTWTRNQSPTTQFASPFRFNNFGFTFGGPVWIPGMHWTDKYREKMFFFVAEDWIRNRSTDSQTQWVPTNLMRQGNFSELLTANPFYASPTYVYDPATCPSVSTVSGHLVGATGCTPFFNNTIPSNRLSANGLAIIDAYPAPTPGYVSSSANWISAAAHPINQRKQQISFDIAINDHHHLAFRRQNVTYNETLPFDQGSGLTGRYFNRPNQTNGLTWTWVVNPSTVNEARVTYSLDQVYIPVNLALPGFNRQTLGINFPYIIPGGKAAPNKIPTVSGLGTFYGLAGGPYPSHSGGPIYTYTDSFTKVFGNHTLKAGVSVWFSGENDNDQINVSTVPGGANNQNGSFVFSDNHNGLNDTTGVAIANLAMGLSDSYTEIGPKSYTAWRGQSYDYFAQDSWKATQRLHLDFGLRVTGLTAYKPLWGNADFFDPASYSASSAPTVNTATGNINLGTGNPYDGMVIPGYSSFPASAAAHGVVGATSSSSSTACDNSSCNGLFAPKLPNGYVNTSWIYQPRVGFAYQIRQKTVVRGGFGSFATRMGLLDNIFPGGNPPFQPFITVNALSGNLTSMVDNPGFAITPGTAPSLTVTTLNRNLKAPTRYNWNLAVQRELPMRSMLTLAYVGGRGIHNWRVYDINQPTVGALQASAAAHGKAYNVNALRPYQGYAAIQQEVSDGRSRYNSLQVTWQRTSARNISFGVAYTLSKSSDDSSNYRDIVPDTYNTSNLYGPSEYDARHMLVINYVWALPFFRDSHALSGKLLGGWRIAGVAQFQTGAPCGIGTTTDYAGVGEVGSFGCGSEGQFWVMNGKPQILKGFAGYATNKKQWFSTTDSSGNPLFTQPTTGTFNLQQGVRDSIYQPGYQDWNLSLKKRFMITETANAEFTADAYNFINHPNWSGPNLNPTSGTFGQVTGKSTSNPRTLQVGLHFTY